TCCGGTACGGCTGGAACTACGCGCGGCTCCTCGCCGAAGGCCCCAGCCGCGACGCCCTCGTGCCGAGTCCGGTGATGCGGGCGATGGCCTTGGGCATGACCGCCCGGGTCGAGGAGCTCACCCGTATGCCCGCCGACGTGCAGGACGCGCTCATCACGATCCTGTCCGAGAAGACCCTGCCGGTCCCCGAGCTGGGCCAGGAGGTGCAGGCCGTCCCCGGCTTCAACCTCATCGCCACCGCCAACGACCGCGACCGGGGCGTCAACGAACTCTCCAGCGCGCTGCGCCGCCGCTTCAACACGGTGGTGCTGCCGCTGCCCGCGACCCCCGAGGCCGAGGTCGACATCGTCGCGCGGCGCGTCGACCAGATCGGACGCTCCCTCGCCCTGCCGTCCGTACCGGAGGGCGCGGAGGAGATCCGGCGGGTCGTCACCGTCTTCCGCGAGCTGCGGGACGGGGTCACCGGCGACGGGCGGACGAAGGTCAAGTCCCCCTCGGGGACGCTCTCCACGGCCGAGGCGATCTCCGTCGTCACGGGCGGCCTCGCGCTCGCCGCCCACTTCGGCGACGGCGTCCTGCGCCCCGGGGACATCGCCGCCGGCATCCTCGGCGCGGTCGTCCGCGACCCGGCGGCCGACCGGGTCGTCTGGCAGGAGTACCTGGAGACGGTGGTCAGGGAGCGGGACGGCTGGAAGGACTTCTACCGCGCCTGCCGCGAGGTGAGCGCATGACACCCACCACCACGGTCCCGGGCCCGTCCCACGCGCCGGGCCCCGCCCCCGCCAGGGGCGCGGCGCCGGCCGTCGGGGGTGGGCGGAGCGGATGGCCCCTGGTGCTCGGGGTGCGGCACCACGGTCCCGGGTCGGCGCGGGCGGTGCGGGCCGCGCTGGAGGCGGAGAAGCCCGCCGCCGTGCTCGTCGAGGGGCCCGCCGAGGCCGACGCCCTCGTGGCGCTCGCCGGGGACGAGGCCATGCGGCCCCCCGTCGCCCTGCTGGCCCACGCCGTGGACGACCCGGGGCGGGCCGCGTTCTGGCCGATGGCCGAGTTCTCGCCCGAGTGGGTCGCGATCCGCTGGGCCCTCGACCGCGGCGCCGCCGTCCGGTTCATCGACCTGCCCGCCGCCCACACCCTCGCCGCCGCCGACCCCATCCGGTCCGACGGCGAGGAGACGGGGGGCGAGGACGCCGGCAGTGGCGGGCTCCGGATCGACCCGCTCGCCGAACTCGCCAGGGCCGCCGGACACGAGGACCCCGAGCGCTGGTGGGAGGACGCCGTCGAACTGCGCGACGACGCCGACCCCATCGCCCCCTTCGAGGCCCTCGCCGAGGCCATGGGGGCCCTGCGCGAGGTGTACGGGCACGGCGGCCACCCCCGCGACCTCGTCCGCGAGGCGTACATG
Above is a genomic segment from Streptomyces sp. NBC_00094 containing:
- a CDS encoding AAA family ATPase; protein product: MTVPETAAQPGSGVETDTGPGLPQAAAPTAAPATPEAAAKAAADDAAEAAAGALRPHAEHAFAAELTALAAADDRPRPARWRLSPWAVATYLLGGTLPDGTVITPKYVGPRRIVEVAVTTLATDRALLLLGVPGTAKTWVSEHLAAAVSGDSTLLVQGTAGTPEEAVRYGWNYARLLAEGPSRDALVPSPVMRAMALGMTARVEELTRMPADVQDALITILSEKTLPVPELGQEVQAVPGFNLIATANDRDRGVNELSSALRRRFNTVVLPLPATPEAEVDIVARRVDQIGRSLALPSVPEGAEEIRRVVTVFRELRDGVTGDGRTKVKSPSGTLSTAEAISVVTGGLALAAHFGDGVLRPGDIAAGILGAVVRDPAADRVVWQEYLETVVRERDGWKDFYRACREVSA